The sequence below is a genomic window from Fluoribacter dumoffii NY 23.
TGCAGCCCAAAGAGATTTAAACATTTCTAAAGATCAGCTTGCTGATATAGATGTTAAAATTAAAAATAATCAAGTAGATACTGCCGATAAAAAATGGCAGATGACCCGCAAGGAAAATTTTGCACCCGAACCTGGAATTGTATTTGACACTTACTATACAAAAGGGGAATTTGTCCAAGCCGGCGCTCCTGTTCTTGCCCTGGTTACCCCAAATAATATTAAAGCCGTATTTTTCGTCCCAGAGGAAAAACTCGATCAACTGCGCCTTAACCAGCACGTGACCCTTAAGACGGACACAAACCCCAATTTTGCAACTGGCCATATTTACTACATTTCCAATATTGCAGAATACACCCCCCCTATCATTTATTCGCGTGAGGAACGTCAGCGCCTCGTTTTCAGAGTTGAAGCAAAAATCGACACCCCTGATTTGGAAAAAATTCATCTGGGTCAACCTGTTACTTTGGAATTAGCCTGATGAATGATTTTGCAATTGATGTGAGAAATCTAACGAAAAAATTCGATGAAAAACTCGCTGTAGATCATATTAATCTGCAAGTAAGGAAAGGCTCTATATTTGGTTTTTTAGGCTCCAATGGCAGTGGCAAAACAACCACCATTCGTATGATTTGTGGACTTCTAACGCCTACAGATGGGGAAGGAGTATGCCTTGGATATGAT
It includes:
- a CDS encoding HlyD family secretion protein produces the protein MCKLLFIGLTILLLTACGQENNSFSGYVDTDLVYLSADFGGRLADLAVLRGQQVQNNQLLFKLEQTSELYNVQMSKLSKKDLLAQRQQILSQLKYNKINYRRILEMQKQNAASQNDLDAAQRDLNISKDQLADIDVKIKNNQVDTADKKWQMTRKENFAPEPGIVFDTYYTKGEFVQAGAPVLALVTPNNIKAVFFVPEEKLDQLRLNQHVTLKTDTNPNFATGHIYYISNIAEYTPPIIYSREERQRLVFRVEAKIDTPDLEKIHLGQPVTLELA